From one Bacteriovorax sp. BAL6_X genomic stretch:
- a CDS encoding TRAP transporter large permease, with amino-acid sequence MSLIAISIAALILALIGVPLFVVLGGLALAAFFHSGIEPSAVSVEIYRLASAPTILTIPLFTFAGYLLAESNAPKRLFRFTNALLSWMPGGVAIVGLVLCAFFTAFTGASGVTIVALGGLIYPILMNRGHDDKFTMGFITTSGSLGLLFPPSLPIILYGIVAGVDIDQLFKAGIVPGMLLIIGLAIYSILKAPKENSEKGKFDLKEVLVGLKGAAFELFLVPAVLVGIYGGVVTVTEAAAFTAFYILMIECFVYRDLSFTKDVPKIVVDSMTMVGAILIILCCALGLTNFLVDEEIPNQLFGAFNHILTNKYAFLAFLNIFLLIVGSLMDIFSAIIVVVPLILPLAQEFDIHPIHLAIVFLTNLEIGYITPPVGINLFISSIRFKRPITELYRSALPFLFILLICLAIITYVPALSLIWVK; translated from the coding sequence ATGAGCCTCATAGCAATTAGTATTGCCGCACTTATTTTGGCACTAATTGGAGTGCCTTTATTTGTCGTTCTAGGCGGACTTGCACTTGCTGCATTCTTTCACAGTGGTATAGAGCCTTCGGCAGTTTCTGTTGAAATTTACCGGCTGGCATCTGCTCCAACAATTTTAACGATTCCACTTTTCACCTTTGCAGGTTATTTACTTGCTGAATCAAATGCACCAAAGAGATTATTTCGTTTCACAAATGCACTTCTTTCTTGGATGCCTGGTGGTGTTGCGATTGTAGGACTTGTACTTTGTGCCTTCTTTACCGCCTTTACTGGGGCAAGTGGGGTAACAATCGTTGCGCTTGGTGGACTTATTTATCCGATTCTTATGAATCGTGGCCATGATGATAAATTCACGATGGGGTTTATCACGACTTCGGGATCTTTAGGGCTACTCTTTCCGCCAAGCTTACCAATTATTCTTTATGGAATTGTAGCTGGTGTTGATATCGATCAACTCTTTAAAGCTGGAATTGTGCCAGGGATGCTTCTTATTATTGGACTTGCAATTTATTCAATTTTAAAGGCCCCAAAAGAGAATAGTGAAAAAGGGAAGTTTGATCTAAAAGAGGTTTTAGTTGGACTTAAAGGTGCGGCCTTTGAGTTATTTTTAGTACCGGCAGTTCTTGTAGGAATTTACGGTGGGGTTGTAACAGTAACTGAAGCTGCCGCCTTTACTGCATTTTATATTTTAATGATTGAGTGCTTTGTCTACCGTGATCTTAGCTTTACTAAAGATGTCCCAAAAATTGTTGTGGACTCAATGACCATGGTAGGTGCTATCCTCATAATCCTCTGCTGTGCACTTGGACTAACAAATTTCTTAGTTGATGAAGAGATTCCAAATCAATTATTTGGTGCCTTCAATCATATCCTTACGAATAAATATGCTTTCTTAGCATTTTTGAACATCTTCCTCCTAATCGTAGGAAGTTTAATGGACATTTTTAGTGCGATAATTGTAGTTGTCCCACTTATCTTACCGCTGGCGCAAGAGTTTGATATTCATCCAATTCACTTGGCCATTGTCTTTTTAACAAATTTAGAAATTGGTTATATCACTCCTCCTGTGGGGATTAACTTGTTCATTAGTTCGATTCGATTTAAAAGACCTATTACTGAACTATATCGCTCGGCCTTGCCATTCCTCTTTATTTTACTAATTTGTTTGGCCATTATTACCTATGTTCCTGCTCTTAGTCTTATCTGGGTAAAATAA